Proteins encoded together in one Apus apus isolate bApuApu2 chromosome Z, bApuApu2.pri.cur, whole genome shotgun sequence window:
- the SHLD3 gene encoding shieldin complex subunit 3 — MEVVLHYRPHQRDLVKLQEFAEAAVKEFPIRQLPRFAPWFPNDLYRFPLKPKKRPPVISCEEAEELKQLSAPSECVTGPPDYDCTKNLLEFQSNMKHGQTLIQAQTVCRPINLENQGESPPNGKQKLKRSWSVSLASPKLKEKILPLSQELQNNLERLKLHAFYRAKWTIEQSACNNQNLEDIWIMLYRLIKQNELPSCNATIQRSVGEIWVFCDILYCEYVRNILREKLSLTDKMNLTVHKFGIIFSL, encoded by the coding sequence ATGGAAGTGGTCTTGCATTATCGACCACATCAGAGAGATCTAGTAAAACTGCAGGaatttgcagaagcagcagtgaaggaGTTTCCCATTCGTCAGTTACCAAGATTTGCACCCTGGTTTCCAAATGATTTATACAGATTTCCCCTCAAACCAAAAAAGCGGCCACCTGTTATTTCTTGTGAGGAAGCAGAAGAATTGAAACAACTTTCTGCACCTTCAGAATGTGTTACAGGACCTCCTGATTATGACTGTACAAAAAATCTCCTTGAGTTTCAGTCTAACATGAAACATGGGCAGACTTTAATCCAAGCACAGACTGTTTGCAGACCAATTAACTTGGAGAATCAAGGAGAATCACCAcctaatggaaaacaaaaattgaaaaggTCTTGGAGTGTTTCTCTCGCTAGCCCTAAGCTTAAAGAAAAGATTCTTCCTTTATCTCaagaactgcaaaataatttggaaagaCTAAAACTGCATGCATTTTATAGAGCAAAGTGGACAATCGAACAGTCTGCTTGTAATAATCAAAATTTGGAGGACATCTGGATAATGTTGTATAGACTCATCAAGCAGAATGAATTACCATCTTGCAATGCTACTATCCAAAGATCTGTGGGAGAGATATGGGTTTTCTGTGATATATTATACTGTGAATATGTTAGAAATATTCTTAGGGAAAAGCTGAGCCTTACTGATAAAATGAATTTGACTGTACATAAATTTGGAATTATATTTAGTTTATAA
- the TRAPPC13 gene encoding trafficking protein particle complex subunit 13 isoform X1 has translation MDGSQPKQEHLLALKVMRLTKPTLFTNIPVTCEERDLPGNLFNQLMKDDPSTVKGAEILMLGEMLTLPQNFGNIFLGETFSSYISVHNDSNQVVKDILVKADLQTSSQRLNLSASSAAVAELKPDCCIDDVIHHEVKEIGTHILVCAVSYTTQTGEKMYFRKFFKFQVLKPLDVKTKFYNAESDLSSVTDEVFLEAQIQNITTSPMFMEKVSLEPSMMYNVAELNTVDTAGESESTFGSRNYLQPMDTRQYLYCLKPKKEFAEKAGVIKGVTVIGKLDIVWKTNLGERGRLQTSQLQRMAPGYGDVRLSLETIPDTVNLEEPFDITCKITNCSSERTMDLVLEMCNTNSIHWCGVSGRQLGKLHPSSSLHLALTLMSSVQGLQSVSGLRLTDTFLKRTYEYDDIAQVCVVSSEVKQS, from the exons TGATGAGGCTAACCAAACCTACTTTATTCACTAATATTCCGGTGACCTGTGAAGAAAGAGATTTGCCAG GTAATCTATTTAACCAGCTCATGAAAGATGATCCTTCTACTGTAAAAGGAGCAGAAATATTGATGCTAGGAGAAATGCTGACTTTGCCTCAGAATTTTGG GAATATATTTTTGGGAGAGACGTTTTCCAGTTACATTAGTGTACACAATGATAGTAATCAAGTTGTCAAGGATATACTGGTGAAG GCAGATCTTCAGACAAGTTCTCAGCGCTTGAACCTTTCAGCTTCTAGTGCTGCAGTGGCAGAACTTAAACCTGACTGCTGCATTGATGATGTGATCCATCATGAAGTAAAGGAGATTGGCACACATAT CTTAGTTTGTGCAGTAAGTTACACTACACAGACAGGAGAGAAGATGTACTTCAGAAAGTTCTTCAAATTTCAG gTTCTTAAACCACTAGATGTGAAAACCAAATTCTACAATGCTGAG AGTGACCTCAGTTCTgtg acagaTGAAGTGTTTCTGGAAGCTCAAATTCAGAATATCACCACCTCTCCAATGTTTATGGAGAAGGTTTCTTTAGAGCCATCTATGATGTACAATGTtgcagaactgaacacagttgACACAGCAGGCGAAAG tgAGTCTACTTTTGGCTCAAGGAATTATTTACAGCCTATGGATACACGTCAATATTTATACTGCCTAAAACCGAAGAAAGAATTTGCAGAGAAAGCTGGAGTGATAAAAGGTGTAACAGTGATCGGTAAACTAGACATTGTATGGAAAACTAACCTGGGTGAACGAGGAAGGCTGCAAACTAGCCAGCTCCAAAGAATG GCTCCCGGTTATGGCGATGTAAGGCTTTCTCTGGAGACAATACCAGACACCGTAAACTTGGAAGAACCTTTTGACATCACATGTAAAATAACAAATTGCAG CAGTGAAAGGACTATGGATCTGGTTTTAGAGATGTGCAATACTAATTCCATCCATTGGTGTGGAGTTTCAGGAAGACAACTTGGAAAGTTGCACCCAAGCTCATCCCTCCATCTTGCACTTACATTGATGTCTTCAGTTCAGGGTTTGCAA AGTGTCTCTGGTTTAAGACTTACAGACACGTTTTTGAAGAGAACATACGAATATGATGATATTGCACAAGTCTGTGTAGTTTCTTCAGAAGTGaaacaaagctga
- the TRAPPC13 gene encoding trafficking protein particle complex subunit 13 isoform X2 — translation MDGSQPKQEHLLALKVMRLTKPTLFTNIPVTCEERDLPGNLFNQLMKDDPSTVKGAEILMLGEMLTLPQNFGNIFLGETFSSYISVHNDSNQVVKDILVKADLQTSSQRLNLSASSAAVAELKPDCCIDDVIHHEVKEIGTHILVCAVSYTTQTGEKMYFRKFFKFQVLKPLDVKTKFYNAESDLSSVTDEVFLEAQIQNITTSPMFMEKVSLEPSMMYNVAELNTVDTAGESESTFGSRNYLQPMDTRQYLYCLKPKKEFAEKAGVIKGVTVIGKLDIVWKTNLGERGRLQTSQLQRMAPGYGDVRLSLETIPDTVNLEEPFDITCKITNCSERTMDLVLEMCNTNSIHWCGVSGRQLGKLHPSSSLHLALTLMSSVQGLQSVSGLRLTDTFLKRTYEYDDIAQVCVVSSEVKQS, via the exons TGATGAGGCTAACCAAACCTACTTTATTCACTAATATTCCGGTGACCTGTGAAGAAAGAGATTTGCCAG GTAATCTATTTAACCAGCTCATGAAAGATGATCCTTCTACTGTAAAAGGAGCAGAAATATTGATGCTAGGAGAAATGCTGACTTTGCCTCAGAATTTTGG GAATATATTTTTGGGAGAGACGTTTTCCAGTTACATTAGTGTACACAATGATAGTAATCAAGTTGTCAAGGATATACTGGTGAAG GCAGATCTTCAGACAAGTTCTCAGCGCTTGAACCTTTCAGCTTCTAGTGCTGCAGTGGCAGAACTTAAACCTGACTGCTGCATTGATGATGTGATCCATCATGAAGTAAAGGAGATTGGCACACATAT CTTAGTTTGTGCAGTAAGTTACACTACACAGACAGGAGAGAAGATGTACTTCAGAAAGTTCTTCAAATTTCAG gTTCTTAAACCACTAGATGTGAAAACCAAATTCTACAATGCTGAG AGTGACCTCAGTTCTgtg acagaTGAAGTGTTTCTGGAAGCTCAAATTCAGAATATCACCACCTCTCCAATGTTTATGGAGAAGGTTTCTTTAGAGCCATCTATGATGTACAATGTtgcagaactgaacacagttgACACAGCAGGCGAAAG tgAGTCTACTTTTGGCTCAAGGAATTATTTACAGCCTATGGATACACGTCAATATTTATACTGCCTAAAACCGAAGAAAGAATTTGCAGAGAAAGCTGGAGTGATAAAAGGTGTAACAGTGATCGGTAAACTAGACATTGTATGGAAAACTAACCTGGGTGAACGAGGAAGGCTGCAAACTAGCCAGCTCCAAAGAATG GCTCCCGGTTATGGCGATGTAAGGCTTTCTCTGGAGACAATACCAGACACCGTAAACTTGGAAGAACCTTTTGACATCACATGTAAAATAACAAATTGCAG TGAAAGGACTATGGATCTGGTTTTAGAGATGTGCAATACTAATTCCATCCATTGGTGTGGAGTTTCAGGAAGACAACTTGGAAAGTTGCACCCAAGCTCATCCCTCCATCTTGCACTTACATTGATGTCTTCAGTTCAGGGTTTGCAA AGTGTCTCTGGTTTAAGACTTACAGACACGTTTTTGAAGAGAACATACGAATATGATGATATTGCACAAGTCTGTGTAGTTTCTTCAGAAGTGaaacaaagctga
- the TRAPPC13 gene encoding trafficking protein particle complex subunit 13 isoform X3 has product MDGSQPKQEHLLALKVMRLTKPTLFTNIPVTCEERDLPGNLFNQLMKDDPSTVKGAEILMLGEMLTLPQNFGNIFLGETFSSYISVHNDSNQVVKDILVKADLQTSSQRLNLSASSAAVAELKPDCCIDDVIHHEVKEIGTHILVCAVSYTTQTGEKMYFRKFFKFQVLKPLDVKTKFYNAETDEVFLEAQIQNITTSPMFMEKVSLEPSMMYNVAELNTVDTAGESESTFGSRNYLQPMDTRQYLYCLKPKKEFAEKAGVIKGVTVIGKLDIVWKTNLGERGRLQTSQLQRMAPGYGDVRLSLETIPDTVNLEEPFDITCKITNCSSERTMDLVLEMCNTNSIHWCGVSGRQLGKLHPSSSLHLALTLMSSVQGLQSVSGLRLTDTFLKRTYEYDDIAQVCVVSSEVKQS; this is encoded by the exons TGATGAGGCTAACCAAACCTACTTTATTCACTAATATTCCGGTGACCTGTGAAGAAAGAGATTTGCCAG GTAATCTATTTAACCAGCTCATGAAAGATGATCCTTCTACTGTAAAAGGAGCAGAAATATTGATGCTAGGAGAAATGCTGACTTTGCCTCAGAATTTTGG GAATATATTTTTGGGAGAGACGTTTTCCAGTTACATTAGTGTACACAATGATAGTAATCAAGTTGTCAAGGATATACTGGTGAAG GCAGATCTTCAGACAAGTTCTCAGCGCTTGAACCTTTCAGCTTCTAGTGCTGCAGTGGCAGAACTTAAACCTGACTGCTGCATTGATGATGTGATCCATCATGAAGTAAAGGAGATTGGCACACATAT CTTAGTTTGTGCAGTAAGTTACACTACACAGACAGGAGAGAAGATGTACTTCAGAAAGTTCTTCAAATTTCAG gTTCTTAAACCACTAGATGTGAAAACCAAATTCTACAATGCTGAG acagaTGAAGTGTTTCTGGAAGCTCAAATTCAGAATATCACCACCTCTCCAATGTTTATGGAGAAGGTTTCTTTAGAGCCATCTATGATGTACAATGTtgcagaactgaacacagttgACACAGCAGGCGAAAG tgAGTCTACTTTTGGCTCAAGGAATTATTTACAGCCTATGGATACACGTCAATATTTATACTGCCTAAAACCGAAGAAAGAATTTGCAGAGAAAGCTGGAGTGATAAAAGGTGTAACAGTGATCGGTAAACTAGACATTGTATGGAAAACTAACCTGGGTGAACGAGGAAGGCTGCAAACTAGCCAGCTCCAAAGAATG GCTCCCGGTTATGGCGATGTAAGGCTTTCTCTGGAGACAATACCAGACACCGTAAACTTGGAAGAACCTTTTGACATCACATGTAAAATAACAAATTGCAG CAGTGAAAGGACTATGGATCTGGTTTTAGAGATGTGCAATACTAATTCCATCCATTGGTGTGGAGTTTCAGGAAGACAACTTGGAAAGTTGCACCCAAGCTCATCCCTCCATCTTGCACTTACATTGATGTCTTCAGTTCAGGGTTTGCAA AGTGTCTCTGGTTTAAGACTTACAGACACGTTTTTGAAGAGAACATACGAATATGATGATATTGCACAAGTCTGTGTAGTTTCTTCAGAAGTGaaacaaagctga
- the TRAPPC13 gene encoding trafficking protein particle complex subunit 13 isoform X4 translates to MDGSQPKQEHLLALKVMRLTKPTLFTNIPVTCEERDLPGNLFNQLMKDDPSTVKGAEILMLGEMLTLPQNFGNIFLGETFSSYISVHNDSNQVVKDILVKADLQTSSQRLNLSASSAAVAELKPDCCIDDVIHHEVKEIGTHILVCAVSYTTQTGEKMYFRKFFKFQVLKPLDVKTKFYNAETDEVFLEAQIQNITTSPMFMEKVSLEPSMMYNVAELNTVDTAGESESTFGSRNYLQPMDTRQYLYCLKPKKEFAEKAGVIKGVTVIGKLDIVWKTNLGERGRLQTSQLQRMAPGYGDVRLSLETIPDTVNLEEPFDITCKITNCSERTMDLVLEMCNTNSIHWCGVSGRQLGKLHPSSSLHLALTLMSSVQGLQSVSGLRLTDTFLKRTYEYDDIAQVCVVSSEVKQS, encoded by the exons TGATGAGGCTAACCAAACCTACTTTATTCACTAATATTCCGGTGACCTGTGAAGAAAGAGATTTGCCAG GTAATCTATTTAACCAGCTCATGAAAGATGATCCTTCTACTGTAAAAGGAGCAGAAATATTGATGCTAGGAGAAATGCTGACTTTGCCTCAGAATTTTGG GAATATATTTTTGGGAGAGACGTTTTCCAGTTACATTAGTGTACACAATGATAGTAATCAAGTTGTCAAGGATATACTGGTGAAG GCAGATCTTCAGACAAGTTCTCAGCGCTTGAACCTTTCAGCTTCTAGTGCTGCAGTGGCAGAACTTAAACCTGACTGCTGCATTGATGATGTGATCCATCATGAAGTAAAGGAGATTGGCACACATAT CTTAGTTTGTGCAGTAAGTTACACTACACAGACAGGAGAGAAGATGTACTTCAGAAAGTTCTTCAAATTTCAG gTTCTTAAACCACTAGATGTGAAAACCAAATTCTACAATGCTGAG acagaTGAAGTGTTTCTGGAAGCTCAAATTCAGAATATCACCACCTCTCCAATGTTTATGGAGAAGGTTTCTTTAGAGCCATCTATGATGTACAATGTtgcagaactgaacacagttgACACAGCAGGCGAAAG tgAGTCTACTTTTGGCTCAAGGAATTATTTACAGCCTATGGATACACGTCAATATTTATACTGCCTAAAACCGAAGAAAGAATTTGCAGAGAAAGCTGGAGTGATAAAAGGTGTAACAGTGATCGGTAAACTAGACATTGTATGGAAAACTAACCTGGGTGAACGAGGAAGGCTGCAAACTAGCCAGCTCCAAAGAATG GCTCCCGGTTATGGCGATGTAAGGCTTTCTCTGGAGACAATACCAGACACCGTAAACTTGGAAGAACCTTTTGACATCACATGTAAAATAACAAATTGCAG TGAAAGGACTATGGATCTGGTTTTAGAGATGTGCAATACTAATTCCATCCATTGGTGTGGAGTTTCAGGAAGACAACTTGGAAAGTTGCACCCAAGCTCATCCCTCCATCTTGCACTTACATTGATGTCTTCAGTTCAGGGTTTGCAA AGTGTCTCTGGTTTAAGACTTACAGACACGTTTTTGAAGAGAACATACGAATATGATGATATTGCACAAGTCTGTGTAGTTTCTTCAGAAGTGaaacaaagctga